In Camelus dromedarius isolate mCamDro1 chromosome 4, mCamDro1.pat, whole genome shotgun sequence, the following are encoded in one genomic region:
- the PHOSPHO2 gene encoding pyridoxal phosphate phosphatase PHOSPHO2, with translation MKILLVFDFDNTIIDDNSDTWIVQCAPEKKLPIELQDSYKKGFWTEFMGRVFKYLGDEGVREDEMKRAMISMPFAPGMVELLNFIRKNRDKFDCIIISDSNSVFIDWVLEATNFLDVFDKVFTNPAAFDSSGHLTVGNYHAHSCNRCPQNLCKNVVLVEFVDKQLKQGVNYTQIVYIGDGGNDVCPVTFLKKNDVAMPRKGFTLQKTLSRMSQNLEPMESSVVVWSSGVEIISHLQILIKE, from the coding sequence ATGAAAATTTTGCTGGTTTTCGACTTTGACAATACAATCATAGATGACAATAGTGACACCTGGATTGTCCAGTGTGCTCCAGAGAAAAAGCTTCCTATTGAACTACAAGACTCTTATAAAAAAGGATTTTGGACAGAATTTATGGGCAGAGTCTTTAAGTATTTGGGAGATGAAGGTGTAagagaagatgaaatgaaaagagCAATGATATCAATGCCTTTTGCTCCAGGGATGGTGGAACTTTTAAACTTTATAAGAAAGAACAGGGATAAATTTGACTGCATCATTATTTCAGATTCAAACTCAGTCTTCATAGATTGGGTTTTAGAAGCTACCAATTTTCTTGATGTGTTTGATAAAGTATTTACAAATCCAGCAGCTTTTGATAGCAGTGGTCATCTCACTGTGGGAAATTATCATGCTCATTCTTGCAATAGGTGCCCCCAAAATCTTTGCAAAAATGTAGTTTTGGTAGAATTTGTAGATAAACAGTTAAAACAAGGAGTGAATTATACACAAATTGTTTATATAGGTGATGGCGGAAATGATGTCTGTCCAGTAacctttttaaagaagaatgatGTTGCCATGCCACGGAAAGGATTTACTTTACAGAAAACTCTTTCTAGAATGTCTCAAAATCTTGAGCCTATGGAATCTTCTGTTGTAGTTTGGTCTTCAGGTGTTGAAATAATTTCTCACTTACAAATCCTAATAAAGGAGTAA